The Setaria italica strain Yugu1 chromosome IX, Setaria_italica_v2.0, whole genome shotgun sequence genome has a window encoding:
- the LOC101774316 gene encoding protein LAZ1 homolog 2 isoform X1 — translation MVSSARDVSDRFTGVATARRAERSTRPSGARRPCFSPPPSSSSQPCTGGGDLRSPSPSGTPIGSSFSVGILGAPLLSISKKKVLPCSASKRSVCCRGCWMWNEAMAPDGGSSTFRGLYGNIHTPAVVTGAAFAVVALLISLWLILQHLRSYNNPAEQKWIIAVLFMVPVYASESIISLWNSKFSLACDILRNCYEAFALYAFGRYLVACLGGERQVFRLLENRKREELSERLLESQDKTQAHNQSRVWNFFCDPNALGESLYTIIKFGLVQYMILKTLCAFLALILELFGAYGDGEFKWNYGYPYIAVVINFSQTWALYCLVKFYNATHEKLQAIRPLAKFISFKAIVFATWWQGFGIAIICQTGLLPKEGKVQNAIQDFLICIEMAIAAIAHAYVFTVEPYQHIPVLDHGKVACEESKMEVKVDVNDGRSSTPTIIKQEDTHVEAPGTSIKESMQDVVLVGGHHVVKDVALTISQAIGPVEKGVEKGVGKIQEKFHHISLKPGDKKGPEVDVEEHVTENVVDGKPVRVDAEVEVEQKVQDDSEDGKTAVIETEMEIQRTGKDNEV, via the exons ATGGTCAGCTCAGCTCGCGACGTATCCGACCGTTTTACCGGCGTGGCCACCGCCCGGCGCGCGGAGCGCTCCACGCGTCCATCCGGAGCCAGGCGTCCTTGcttctccccgccgccgtcctcgtccaGCCAGCCGTGCACTGGAGGTGGAGATctccgctcgccgtcgccgtccgggACCCCGATTGGTTCCTCTTTTTCAGTTGGTATACTTG GTGCTCCCCTGCtctccatttcaaaaaaaaaggtgctCCCTTGCTCTGCATCCAAGAGAAGCGTTTGTTGCAGAGGCTGCTGGATGTGGAATGAAGCGATGGCACCTGATGGAGGATCCTCTACCTTCCGGGGGTTGTACGGCAACATCCACACCCCGGCAGTGGTCACTGGCGCCGCGTTTGCGGTTGTCGCTCTCCTCATCTCGCTCTGGCTCATCCTGCAGCACCTCAGATCGTACAACAATCCAGCC GAGCAGAAGTGGATCATAGCTGTGCTGTTTATGGTGCCTGTATATGCCTCTGAATCT ATAATTTCACTGTGGAATTCGAAGTTCTCTCTGGCTTGTGATATATTGCGGAATTGTTACGAAGCCTTTGCTCTGTATGCCTTTGGACGATACTTGGTCGCTTGCCTTG GTGGGGAACGGCAAGTGTTCCGGTTACTTGAGAACAGAAAAAGGGAAGAGCTAAGTGAACGGTTGCTCGAGAGTCAAGACAAGACACAAGCTCATAACCAAAGTAGAGTGTGGAATTTCTTTTGTGACCCTAATGCTCTGGGAGAAAGCTTGTACACAATTATTAAATTCGGTCTTGTGCAATAT ATGATTCTGAAGACACTGTGTGCTTTCTTGGCATTGATCTTGGAGCTTTTTGGAGCCTATGGAGATGGTGAATTCAAGTGGAACTATGG ATATCCTTACATTGCTGTTGTCATAAATTTCAGCCAGACATGGGCGTTGTACTGTCTTGTCAAATTTTACAATGCAACGCATGAAAAGTTACAGGCAATAAGGCCACTAGCTAAGTTCATAAGCTTTAAGGCCATTGTATTTGCCACTTGGTGGCAAGGATTCGGCATTGCAATCATATGCCAAACTGGGCTCCTTCCCAAAGAGGGCAAAGTGCAGAATGCAATACAGGACTTCCTCATTTGCATTGAG ATGGCTATCGCAGCTATAGCGCATGCCTATGTCTTCACCGTGGAGCCGTACCAGCACATCCCTGTACTTGATCATGGGAAAGTCGCATGTGAGGAAAGTAAAATGGAGGTGAAGGTAGATGTCAACGATGGCAGGAGCAGTACACCAACTATCATTAAACAGGAGGATACCCATGTCGAAGCTCCGGGTACAAGCATCAAAGAGAGCATGCAGGATGTCGTTCTTGTTGGTGGCCACCAT GTTGTCAAGGATGTTGCCCTTACTATCTCCCAGGCAATTGGACCTGTGGAGAAAGGTGTCGAGAAAGGTGTTGGGAAGATCCAGGAGAAGTTCCACCACATCTCCCTGAAGCCAGGGGACAAAAAAGGACCTGAAGTTGATGTTGAGGAGCACGTCACTGAGAACGTAGTGGACGGCAAACCTGTCAGGGTTGACGCAGAGGTTGAAGTCGAACAAAAGGTGCAAGATGACAGTGAGGATGGCAAAACTGCTGTGATTGAAACCGAGATGGAAATCCAAAGAACGGGCAAGGATAATGAAGTGTAG
- the LOC101774316 gene encoding protein LAZ1 homolog 2 isoform X2 yields the protein MWNEAMAPDGGSSTFRGLYGNIHTPAVVTGAAFAVVALLISLWLILQHLRSYNNPAEQKWIIAVLFMVPVYASESIISLWNSKFSLACDILRNCYEAFALYAFGRYLVACLGGERQVFRLLENRKREELSERLLESQDKTQAHNQSRVWNFFCDPNALGESLYTIIKFGLVQYMILKTLCAFLALILELFGAYGDGEFKWNYGYPYIAVVINFSQTWALYCLVKFYNATHEKLQAIRPLAKFISFKAIVFATWWQGFGIAIICQTGLLPKEGKVQNAIQDFLICIEMAIAAIAHAYVFTVEPYQHIPVLDHGKVACEESKMEVKVDVNDGRSSTPTIIKQEDTHVEAPGTSIKESMQDVVLVGGHHVVKDVALTISQAIGPVEKGVEKGVGKIQEKFHHISLKPGDKKGPEVDVEEHVTENVVDGKPVRVDAEVEVEQKVQDDSEDGKTAVIETEMEIQRTGKDNEV from the exons ATGTGGAATGAAGCGATGGCACCTGATGGAGGATCCTCTACCTTCCGGGGGTTGTACGGCAACATCCACACCCCGGCAGTGGTCACTGGCGCCGCGTTTGCGGTTGTCGCTCTCCTCATCTCGCTCTGGCTCATCCTGCAGCACCTCAGATCGTACAACAATCCAGCC GAGCAGAAGTGGATCATAGCTGTGCTGTTTATGGTGCCTGTATATGCCTCTGAATCT ATAATTTCACTGTGGAATTCGAAGTTCTCTCTGGCTTGTGATATATTGCGGAATTGTTACGAAGCCTTTGCTCTGTATGCCTTTGGACGATACTTGGTCGCTTGCCTTG GTGGGGAACGGCAAGTGTTCCGGTTACTTGAGAACAGAAAAAGGGAAGAGCTAAGTGAACGGTTGCTCGAGAGTCAAGACAAGACACAAGCTCATAACCAAAGTAGAGTGTGGAATTTCTTTTGTGACCCTAATGCTCTGGGAGAAAGCTTGTACACAATTATTAAATTCGGTCTTGTGCAATAT ATGATTCTGAAGACACTGTGTGCTTTCTTGGCATTGATCTTGGAGCTTTTTGGAGCCTATGGAGATGGTGAATTCAAGTGGAACTATGG ATATCCTTACATTGCTGTTGTCATAAATTTCAGCCAGACATGGGCGTTGTACTGTCTTGTCAAATTTTACAATGCAACGCATGAAAAGTTACAGGCAATAAGGCCACTAGCTAAGTTCATAAGCTTTAAGGCCATTGTATTTGCCACTTGGTGGCAAGGATTCGGCATTGCAATCATATGCCAAACTGGGCTCCTTCCCAAAGAGGGCAAAGTGCAGAATGCAATACAGGACTTCCTCATTTGCATTGAG ATGGCTATCGCAGCTATAGCGCATGCCTATGTCTTCACCGTGGAGCCGTACCAGCACATCCCTGTACTTGATCATGGGAAAGTCGCATGTGAGGAAAGTAAAATGGAGGTGAAGGTAGATGTCAACGATGGCAGGAGCAGTACACCAACTATCATTAAACAGGAGGATACCCATGTCGAAGCTCCGGGTACAAGCATCAAAGAGAGCATGCAGGATGTCGTTCTTGTTGGTGGCCACCAT GTTGTCAAGGATGTTGCCCTTACTATCTCCCAGGCAATTGGACCTGTGGAGAAAGGTGTCGAGAAAGGTGTTGGGAAGATCCAGGAGAAGTTCCACCACATCTCCCTGAAGCCAGGGGACAAAAAAGGACCTGAAGTTGATGTTGAGGAGCACGTCACTGAGAACGTAGTGGACGGCAAACCTGTCAGGGTTGACGCAGAGGTTGAAGTCGAACAAAAGGTGCAAGATGACAGTGAGGATGGCAAAACTGCTGTGATTGAAACCGAGATGGAAATCCAAAGAACGGGCAAGGATAATGAAGTGTAG
- the LOC101771763 gene encoding uncharacterized protein LOC101771763 — MGIINWMQNRLHGKTDNRSFDGAAAVSSSRGAGVYETQGVTYESSEKHLNAEQWPQGGLLSIGTLGNDEPPPAQQEEDLPEFTVEEVKKLQDALARILRRARSKSSARGSGAGEDRPPLDRFLNCPSCLEVDRRVVQTTKHGDGDGHSGDLSPDTKIILTRARDLLDNSSGSGSIKQKSFKFLLKKMLVCNGGFSAPARSLKDPVESRMEKFFRTILGKKMNAGSGNGTASSRKKYLLEDGTKEKRRGGRRRCGCEDEEREESCRWDRTDSEFIVLEI, encoded by the exons ATGGGG ATCATCAACTGGATGCAGAACAGGCTCCATGGGAAGACGGATAACAGAAGCTTTGATGGCGCAGCCGCCGTCAGTTCATCTCGCG GTGCCGGAGTCTACGAAACCCAAGGAGTCACTTATGAATCGTCAGAGAAGCATCTCAACGCCGAGCAATGGCCTCAGGGCGGCCTCCTCTCCATAGGCACGCTCGGCAACGACGAGCCGCCTCCAGCACAACAGGAGGAGGacctgccggagttcaccgtGGAGGAGGTGAAGAAGCTCCAGGACGCCCTCGCGAGGATCCTGCGGCGCGCCAGGTCCAAGTCCAGCGCccgcggctccggcgccggcgaggacaGGCCGCCGCTGGACAGGTTCCTCAACTGCCCGTCCTGCCTGGAGGTGGACAGGAGGGTTGTTCAGACGACGaagcacggcgacggcgacggccactCCGGCGACCTCTCGCCGGACACCAAGATCATACTGACCAGGGCCAGGGACCTGCTGGAcaacagcagcggcagcggcagcatcaAGCAGAAGTCATTCAAGTTCCTGCTCAAGAAGATGCTTGTCTGCAATGGCGGCTTCTCTGCGCCGGCTCGGAGCTTGAAGGACCCTGTGGAATCGAGAATGGAGAAG TTCTTCCGGACGATACTTGGCAAGAAGATGAATGCCGGGTCGGGCAATGGCACTGCATCTTCGAGGAAGAAGTACTTGTTGGAGGATGGAACCAAGGAGAAGAGGCGAggtggtcgtcgtcgttgtGGCTGCGAAGACGAGGAGAGGGAAGAGAGCTGCAGGTGGGACAGAACAGATTCTGAAT TCATTGTTTTGGAGATTTGA
- the LOC101775665 gene encoding SPX domain-containing protein 5, with translation MKFGKRLKKQIEESLPEWRSQFLNYKELKRRVNAVSSPAPTPAAEADFLTLLNAEVDKFNAFFLEQEEEFVIRQRELQERIQRAAEAKPSPAAEAEMARIQREVVDFHGEMVLLLNYSSINYTGLAKILKKFDKRTGGVLRLPVIAGVLQQPFFTTDLISELVRDCEAMMEAVFPPSAVSAASRDLEERQALAAAEQSIFRNTVAALLTMQEVRSGSSTVGHFSLPPMTPLPESDWLAQSVQPPPSPLIPTQ, from the exons ATGAAGTTCGGCAAGCGGCTCAAGAAGCAGATCGAGGAGAGCCTGCCGGAGTGGCGGAGCCAGTTCCTCAACTACAAGGAGCTCAAGCGCCGCGTCAACGCCGTCTCCTCCCCGGCGCCGAcccccgccgccgaggccgactTCCTCACCCTCCTCAACGCCGAGGTCGACAAGTTCAACGCCTTCTTCctcgagcaggaggaggagttcGTCATCAGGCAGAGG GAGCTGCAGGAGAGGATCCagcgcgccgccgaggccaagccttcgccggcggcggaggccgagaTGGCGCGCATCCAGCGGGAGGTCGTCGACTTCCACGGCGAGATGGTGCTGCTCCTCAACTACAGCAGCATCAACTACACGGGGCTCGCCAAGATCCTCAAGAAGTTCGACAAGCGCACCGGCGGCGTGCTCCGGCTCCCCGTCATCGCGGGGGTGCTGCAGCAGCCCTTCTTCACCACCGACCTCATCTCCGAGCTCGTCAGGGACTGCGAGGCCATGATGGAGGCCGTCTTCCCGCCctccgccgtctccgccgcaaGCAGGGACCTCGAGGAGCGCcaggcgctcgccgccgccgagcagaGCATCTTCCGCAACACCGTCGCCGCGCTGCTCACCATGCAGGAAGTCCGCAGCGGCAGCTCCACCGTCGGCCACTTCTCGCTGCCGCCCATGACGCCGCTGCCGGAGTCCGACTGGCTCGCACAGTCCgtccagccgccgccgtcgcccctcATCCCCACGCAGTGA